Proteins from a single region of Atribacterota bacterium:
- a CDS encoding MoaD/ThiS family protein, with amino-acid sequence MEIKIILCHGLEKKYKNYNKEQGILLDLERPVSIKYIIKKNFSKDIQETAGIILANKKIVDINYQTKDGDVIEIFPLIGGG; translated from the coding sequence GTGGAAATTAAAATCATACTTTGTCATGGACTTGAAAAAAAATATAAGAATTATAATAAAGAACAGGGAATACTGTTAGATTTAGAAAGGCCGGTTAGTATCAAATACATTATCAAGAAGAATTTTTCTAAAGATATACAAGAGACAGCCGGTATAATATTAGCTAATAAAAAAATTGTTGATATTAATTATCAAACCAAAGACGGAGATGTTATAGAAATATTTCCTTTAATAGGAGGAGGTTAA
- a CDS encoding D-alanine--D-alanine ligase, with product MTKQDKIRIGILFGGKSGEHEVSFCSASSIIEAIDREKYEIIPIGITKDGCWLSSQESIIALRTGKIEGKSRVAWKSGSGNHQLIVINKEMGNINYSTIKKLDVIFPVLHGPFGEDGTVQGLLELINIPYVGAGVSTSSLAMDKDLMKKMFQQSNLPQTKWITIKRREWSSKKNKILNKINNELTYPLFVKPTNLGSSVGINKVENALKLEEAINIAALYDRKIIIEEGIEDAIEVECSVLGNDKPNTSVIGEIVPAGEYYDYQSKYIDKSTRLIIPARVPDNITKDVQKIAKKAFLSIDGSGLARVDFFVQKIDNTYKIFLNEINTMPGFTRFSMYPKLWEKSGIGFSKLIDRLIELAFERFQDKILNRTDYPSILLEKKF from the coding sequence ATGACAAAACAAGATAAAATTAGAATAGGGATTTTATTTGGTGGGAAATCAGGTGAACATGAAGTCTCTTTTTGCTCTGCTTCTTCTATAATTGAGGCAATAGATAGAGAAAAATATGAAATTATACCAATAGGAATTACCAAAGATGGCTGCTGGTTGTCATCTCAGGAAAGCATAATTGCTTTGCGGACTGGCAAAATTGAAGGAAAAAGCAGAGTTGCCTGGAAATCGGGGTCAGGTAATCATCAATTGATAGTAATAAACAAAGAAATGGGCAATATTAATTATTCCACTATTAAAAAATTGGATGTCATTTTTCCAGTCTTGCATGGTCCTTTTGGAGAGGATGGTACAGTTCAGGGATTGTTAGAGTTAATTAATATTCCCTATGTAGGAGCAGGTGTATCTACTTCTTCGCTGGCAATGGATAAGGATTTAATGAAAAAAATGTTTCAGCAGAGCAATCTTCCCCAAACTAAATGGATTACCATAAAAAGGAGAGAATGGAGCTCAAAAAAAAATAAGATATTAAATAAGATAAATAATGAACTTACTTATCCCCTGTTTGTAAAACCTACTAATCTTGGTTCAAGTGTTGGTATAAATAAAGTAGAAAATGCATTAAAACTTGAGGAGGCAATAAATATTGCAGCTCTATATGACCGTAAAATTATTATTGAAGAAGGAATAGAAGATGCCATTGAGGTTGAATGTAGTGTGCTTGGAAATGATAAGCCGAATACCTCTGTAATTGGAGAGATTGTACCTGCCGGAGAATATTATGACTATCAATCCAAGTATATTGATAAAAGTACCAGGTTAATAATACCTGCCAGAGTGCCGGATAATATTACAAAAGATGTGCAAAAAATAGCAAAAAAAGCTTTTTTATCAATTGATGGCTCAGGTTTAGCCCGTGTTGATTTTTTTGTTCAAAAAATTGATAATACTTATAAGATTTTTCTTAATGAAATAAATACTATGCCCGGATTTACCCGTTTCAGCATGTATCCAAAATTATGGGAAAAAAGCGGAATCGGATTTTCTAAGTTGATTGACAGATTGATAGAGCTTGCCTTTGAAAGATTTCAAGACAAGATTTTAAATAGAACAGATTACCCGTCAATTCTACTGGAAAAAAAATTTTAA